Proteins from one Leptospira meyeri genomic window:
- a CDS encoding VOC family protein, which yields MIHHIAIGTPNPSNLAEFYLQIPGAKKVQEFYYETGSVRSIWIDFGSIILMLEEGEKKSPRALVFQWEETKRSEWIQFLNQAKIQDQTDYTVYFLDHESNLLGVSKYPEKLLLN from the coding sequence ATGATCCACCACATTGCCATCGGAACACCGAACCCTTCCAATTTAGCAGAGTTTTACCTCCAAATTCCAGGAGCAAAGAAAGTACAGGAATTTTATTATGAAACTGGGTCAGTACGTTCCATATGGATCGATTTCGGTTCCATCATTTTGATGTTAGAAGAAGGAGAAAAAAAATCCCCCCGTGCACTTGTTTTCCAATGGGAGGAAACGAAAAGATCTGAATGGATTCAATTTTTAAACCAAGCCAAAATCCAGGACCAAACGGATTATACTGTATACTTTTTGGATCATGAATCAAATCTTTTAGGAGTAAGCAAATATCCAGAAAAACTCCTTCTAAATTAG
- a CDS encoding methyl-accepting chemotaxis protein codes for MKLYKRYARAFTLASQVFSLGIVVPIGIALILFYVDLSPTQIKTFIGATIAAALVSLLLPSFIFPKKLKAIKQGLLRLESQTEKDPKTYVEVWNLIAKMPVIGASVGSAQWILALPIVIGPLLYLPETSKSDSFYIVCVLILTALLNVVFSFILLEKASHLVLEDDIFQAELKERISPYYRNLRSTVPIMFSLMVMVLSIFLLIYAFNVNAKSLEKAFSNQLYNFNQSNEAGINVYFESVETNLKEISGLPVVRNALETKNYKLAEPILAKVLDDSQLLLENAFIASFAEGVPIVASGLPNGASVGYSLASNPDVLENINAAKEGKNHVGVAVKSPFNGNIVIMVTSPVKSANGTVIGMAGMPFLVGKAMESFLKNVKIGTTGYSFLLDKQSTMVYHPNPKYLMHSFKNTEFEELAKNAGESDSFRNPWEGSTFLLRRKVSEKYGLQFFSTIDLKEIEVESLSSLRGLTIISIVGAVLIAIAIYLLFTARFKPMKTIGKILQDIEVGDLRHNAKMESSDEFARLARGLNATLKQISEVVGSNQIFSEDLASSAEQMSASLNMLSSNAQTQAASAEEISASIEEISAAVQNVDAQAEDQFRKVDFLKLKMAELSTLIEATGRQVGKASKDVTLISEEAKSGQASLDSMRNSISKISNSSQEIGSVIEIINNISEQINLLALNAAIEAARAGVYGRGFAVVADEIGKLAEKTAISINDIGELIQANEKEIENGRENIETTISLIQRIIQGVSSFNEMTDTIEASTRDQLIINQKVGEEVDKVNQISQAIRLSMEEQKNAIGEVAQAIFSINDLTQGTAAGLEEMTATSNGIANLAETLKKKINFFKIS; via the coding sequence ATGAAGTTATACAAACGCTATGCTCGCGCTTTCACACTCGCCTCCCAAGTTTTTTCTTTGGGGATTGTGGTTCCCATCGGAATTGCTCTCATTCTTTTCTATGTTGATTTAAGTCCCACTCAGATCAAAACATTCATTGGAGCAACCATTGCAGCTGCTCTCGTGAGTTTACTCCTGCCATCGTTTATTTTTCCGAAAAAACTAAAAGCCATTAAACAAGGGCTCTTACGACTGGAGTCTCAAACAGAAAAAGATCCAAAAACCTATGTAGAAGTTTGGAACCTCATTGCAAAGATGCCGGTGATTGGAGCATCTGTCGGGAGTGCACAGTGGATTTTGGCACTTCCGATTGTCATTGGCCCTCTTTTATATCTTCCTGAAACAAGTAAATCGGATTCATTTTATATCGTTTGTGTTCTGATTTTAACGGCACTTCTCAATGTTGTATTTTCTTTTATCCTTTTGGAAAAAGCGTCTCATTTGGTTTTGGAAGATGATATTTTCCAAGCAGAACTAAAAGAAAGAATTTCTCCTTACTACAGAAACCTTCGAAGTACTGTTCCCATTATGTTTTCTCTTATGGTCATGGTTCTTTCTATTTTTCTTTTGATTTATGCCTTCAATGTCAATGCCAAGTCTTTAGAAAAAGCATTCTCAAACCAGTTGTATAATTTTAACCAAAGTAATGAAGCTGGGATCAATGTATATTTTGAATCGGTCGAAACCAATTTGAAAGAAATCAGTGGATTGCCTGTTGTAAGAAATGCGCTTGAAACAAAGAATTATAAACTGGCAGAGCCGATTCTTGCCAAAGTATTAGATGATTCTCAATTATTATTAGAAAATGCTTTTATCGCCTCCTTTGCGGAAGGTGTTCCCATCGTTGCTTCTGGTCTACCAAACGGGGCTAGTGTCGGTTATTCTTTAGCTTCTAACCCTGATGTTCTTGAAAATATCAATGCTGCCAAAGAGGGAAAAAACCACGTTGGGGTGGCTGTTAAGTCACCATTTAACGGGAATATTGTGATCATGGTGACAAGTCCTGTGAAAAGTGCAAATGGAACTGTGATTGGAATGGCTGGGATGCCGTTTCTTGTGGGAAAGGCGATGGAGTCTTTTCTAAAAAATGTAAAAATTGGAACTACGGGTTATTCTTTTCTTTTGGACAAACAATCCACCATGGTATACCACCCCAATCCGAAATACTTAATGCACAGCTTTAAAAACACGGAGTTTGAAGAACTGGCAAAAAACGCAGGGGAATCTGATTCCTTTCGCAATCCTTGGGAAGGTTCCACCTTTTTACTTAGAAGAAAGGTAAGTGAAAAATACGGTTTACAGTTTTTTTCTACGATCGATTTAAAAGAAATTGAGGTAGAAAGTCTTTCTTCCTTACGTGGGTTAACAATCATTAGTATTGTTGGAGCAGTTTTGATTGCTATCGCAATTTATCTTCTTTTTACTGCTAGGTTCAAACCAATGAAAACCATTGGGAAAATTTTGCAAGATATCGAAGTGGGAGACCTTCGACACAATGCAAAAATGGAATCTTCTGACGAGTTCGCAAGGCTTGCTCGTGGTCTCAATGCAACTTTAAAGCAGATTTCTGAAGTTGTAGGATCTAACCAAATCTTTTCGGAAGATCTGGCATCTTCCGCCGAACAAATGTCAGCTTCTCTTAATATGTTATCTTCTAATGCCCAAACACAAGCTGCCTCGGCGGAAGAAATTTCGGCATCCATTGAAGAAATTTCTGCTGCAGTTCAAAACGTAGATGCTCAGGCAGAAGATCAGTTCCGCAAAGTTGATTTTTTGAAATTAAAGATGGCAGAACTTTCTACTTTAATTGAAGCAACGGGTAGGCAAGTGGGTAAAGCTTCCAAAGATGTTACTTTAATTTCAGAAGAAGCAAAATCGGGACAGGCTTCATTGGACTCGATGAGGAATTCTATATCAAAAATTAGCAACAGTTCCCAAGAAATTGGAAGTGTGATTGAGATTATCAATAATATTTCGGAACAGATCAACTTACTTGCGTTAAATGCTGCGATTGAGGCGGCTAGGGCCGGGGTTTATGGAAGGGGATTTGCCGTTGTTGCTGATGAAATTGGAAAGTTAGCCGAAAAAACTGCCATTTCCATTAACGACATTGGGGAACTCATCCAAGCCAATGAAAAAGAAATTGAAAATGGTCGCGAGAATATTGAAACTACGATTTCTCTCATCCAAAGGATCATCCAAGGGGTTAGTTCTTTTAACGAAATGACAGATACCATTGAAGCCAGTACCCGGGACCAGCTCATCATCAACCAAAAGGTGGGAGAAGAGGTTGATAAGGTAAACCAAATCAGCCAAGCCATCCGCCTTTCTATGGAAGAACAAAAAAATGCGATTGGGGAAGTGGCTCAGGCAATTTTCAGCATCAATGATTTGACCCAAGGGACGGCCGCAGGCCTTGAGGAGATGACTGCCACCTCCAATGGGATCGCCAATTTAGCAGAAACGTTAAAGAAGAAGATTAATTTCTTTAAAATCTCCTAA
- the ahcY gene encoding adenosylhomocysteinase — protein sequence MSTATETKSERLPFKVKDISLAEWGREEIILAEKEMPGLMALRKEFGTSKPLKGARICGSLHMTIQTAVLIETLAALGADIRWSSCNIFSTQDHAAAAIAKAGIPVFAWKGETEEEYWWCIEQTLFFDGGKGPNMILDDGHDLTHYIHEKYPQLLADIKGVSEETTTGVIALHKKLKAGTLKIPAINVNDSVTKSKFDNLYGCRESLADGIKRATDVMLAGKVALVCGYGDVGKGSAASLRNFGARVIVTEIDPICALQAVMEGYQVLRVEDVIENADIIVTATGNDDIISLEHMKAMKDGAILCNIGHFDTEIQMSRLNSEKGVTKKEIKPQVDKYTFPNGRSIIVLAEGRLVNLGCATGHPSFVMSSSFTNQVLAQIELYTTKYELGVYRLPKHLDEKVAALHLEQLGVRLTKLTQKQADYISVPLEGPYKPDHYRY from the coding sequence ATGTCCACAGCAACTGAAACAAAATCGGAAAGATTGCCATTTAAAGTGAAGGATATCTCTCTTGCAGAATGGGGAAGAGAAGAGATCATTTTGGCAGAAAAAGAAATGCCGGGCCTTATGGCTCTTCGTAAAGAATTCGGAACTTCTAAGCCACTCAAAGGTGCTAGAATTTGTGGATCTCTTCACATGACAATCCAAACAGCGGTTTTAATTGAAACCTTGGCTGCATTAGGTGCTGACATTCGTTGGTCCTCTTGTAACATTTTTTCAACACAAGACCATGCAGCAGCGGCCATTGCAAAAGCAGGTATACCTGTATTTGCTTGGAAAGGCGAAACAGAAGAAGAATACTGGTGGTGTATTGAGCAAACGTTATTTTTTGACGGTGGAAAAGGACCAAACATGATCCTTGACGACGGTCATGATCTAACTCATTACATTCATGAAAAATACCCACAACTTCTAGCAGACATCAAAGGAGTTTCGGAAGAAACAACTACAGGTGTGATTGCACTTCATAAAAAATTAAAAGCGGGAACTTTAAAAATCCCTGCAATCAACGTAAACGATTCAGTAACAAAATCAAAGTTTGATAACCTTTATGGTTGCCGTGAATCACTTGCTGACGGAATCAAACGTGCAACAGACGTAATGCTCGCTGGAAAAGTAGCCCTTGTTTGCGGATACGGGGATGTGGGAAAAGGTTCTGCAGCTTCTCTTCGTAACTTTGGCGCACGAGTGATAGTAACTGAAATCGATCCAATTTGTGCTCTCCAAGCAGTGATGGAAGGATACCAAGTTCTTCGTGTAGAAGATGTGATTGAAAATGCAGACATCATTGTGACTGCAACAGGAAATGATGATATCATCTCGCTCGAACACATGAAAGCAATGAAAGACGGTGCGATCCTTTGTAATATTGGTCACTTTGATACAGAAATTCAAATGTCTCGTTTGAACTCTGAAAAGGGTGTTACTAAGAAAGAAATCAAACCACAAGTGGATAAATACACTTTCCCTAATGGAAGATCGATTATCGTTCTTGCAGAAGGTCGTTTGGTTAACCTTGGTTGCGCAACCGGTCACCCATCTTTTGTAATGTCTAGTTCTTTCACAAACCAAGTATTGGCTCAAATTGAACTTTATACAACAAAATATGAGTTAGGTGTTTATCGCCTACCGAAACATTTAGATGAGAAGGTGGCTGCCCTTCACCTAGAACAGTTAGGAGTCCGTTTGACAAAACTGACTCAAAAACAAGCTGATTATATCAGTGTTCCGCTCGAAGGTCCGTATAAACCAGACCACTACCGATACTAA
- a CDS encoding ArsR/SmtB family transcription factor translates to MQTETLSQSRPSGHLLSATKAISDETRVRILHILSFGAFSVNEVVEILGMGQSRISRHLKILTEAGLIGSRREGSLVYSFLLSEEDPGLKFPLELTKLLLSYKEDLPSRERDQRMVHQILENREKKSKSFFDGVAESWEKLQEETLHPKLYRSWILQELPACEKILDLGCGPGGLIPFLLNKSKHVIGVDNSSKMIENASSHYGKNPSVSLIQTPMEHLPLADNSCDAVVASMVMHHISHPPTVLEEVARVLKPGGVLCIVDLGKHNAEFMRDNFADLWLGFEPELFESWLSNAGFRVGSMNEIQTESSFKILTIKATKEEGGHYVHSN, encoded by the coding sequence ATGCAGACCGAAACACTTTCTCAGTCTAGGCCCTCTGGTCATTTGCTTTCCGCAACCAAAGCCATTTCCGATGAAACTCGGGTTCGGATCCTCCATATCCTCAGTTTTGGGGCTTTTTCCGTGAATGAAGTGGTGGAGATTCTGGGGATGGGCCAATCTCGGATTTCTCGTCATTTGAAAATCTTAACAGAAGCTGGGCTGATTGGTTCACGCCGCGAAGGGAGTCTTGTTTATAGTTTTCTCCTTTCGGAAGAGGATCCCGGTTTAAAATTCCCGTTAGAACTCACCAAATTATTGTTATCATATAAAGAAGATCTACCTTCGCGAGAGAGAGACCAAAGAATGGTCCACCAAATCTTAGAAAATAGAGAAAAGAAATCGAAATCCTTTTTTGATGGAGTTGCAGAAAGTTGGGAAAAATTACAAGAAGAGACACTTCATCCCAAACTTTATCGCTCCTGGATTTTACAAGAGCTTCCAGCTTGTGAGAAGATTTTAGATTTAGGTTGTGGTCCAGGGGGTCTCATCCCTTTTCTTCTCAACAAATCAAAACATGTGATTGGAGTGGATAACTCCTCTAAGATGATTGAAAATGCATCATCACACTACGGCAAAAACCCGAGTGTCAGTCTCATCCAAACTCCTATGGAACATCTACCTCTTGCAGATAACTCTTGTGATGCGGTAGTTGCATCCATGGTGATGCACCATATTTCTCATCCACCTACGGTTTTGGAAGAGGTGGCAAGGGTACTAAAACCAGGTGGGGTTTTGTGTATTGTTGATTTGGGAAAACACAATGCAGAGTTTATGAGGGATAACTTTGCGGACCTTTGGCTTGGGTTTGAACCAGAACTTTTTGAGTCATGGCTTTCCAATGCAGGGTTTCGCGTTGGCTCAATGAATGAGATCCAAACAGAATCAAGTTTTAAAATTTTAACTATCAAAGCAACAAAGGAAGAAGGAGGACACTATGTCCACAGCAACTGA
- a CDS encoding ferredoxin family protein gives MAYVVTEICVDCKYTSCAAVCPVEAFHEAPDTLYIDPDTCIDCNACQYECPIDAIFPDYDVPEKHKPSIEVNAKEATKYPVIVTTKPPLKGAKCSDPSK, from the coding sequence ATGGCTTATGTTGTAACTGAAATTTGTGTTGATTGTAAATACACTAGTTGTGCAGCAGTTTGTCCGGTGGAAGCTTTTCATGAAGCCCCGGACACTCTGTACATTGATCCGGACACTTGTATTGATTGTAATGCTTGTCAATATGAATGCCCGATTGATGCGATTTTTCCTGACTATGATGTTCCGGAAAAACACAAACCTTCTATTGAAGTGAATGCAAAAGAAGCAACCAAATACCCGGTCATTGTCACTACCAAGCCACCTCTTAAAGGTGCAAAGTGTTCTGATCCGAGTAAATAA
- a CDS encoding methyl-accepting chemotaxis protein, whose product MSIKQKLALGSSIITLFSFGVILTLISYVIYKNAKVDALENISILADKISLDVSDYLSAPLGEAYLLKQILQESNILDRERVFKILNVMTASNESILGTYVVFEPNAFDGKDANYRNLKNHDFSGRMIPYSVKSNGKIIIEPVVGFDLPESDFYQLPKKNRKVELIPPFDYKVDGKDVTMISLVYPVLRNQTFLGIAGADLSLETIRTYLQNLKILEGTVKITLVASNGYVLFNGLHPEKKETEWKDSEDVYVNLAMSSKQRQSYSDSEYFHVSLPIQLVENTAPWALRVSYPQGKITNEIQFIFWIALVLGITGILFSTLANIIIFRKLVDSRLQNLIAYTKEAASGNLTKEINDNHKDEISHLVEAVGSMIENIRHILSVAQTSGSDLTETSRFMENTIIELSDLAQSQAASSEEASATVEELNASSETINTNVEQAVNNSKSIHNSLQAIQTLVQNITIEVESFGEIAVAANQKAEEGRNMAGLTSKAIEEIQEKSLAITEFSDVISNISEKTSLLALNAAIEAARAGESGRGFAVVAEEISKLASQAAESVSQINTLSGEALDSIQNGGTQVTNLIDLLREIIKEVSVIFEKAKDIVPLIQDQKSRTDQIYAEIEEITSLVESIQQSTEEQKRATFELSNMTINISNGSQILSEQSETMSNNSIRMTGISSKLSEILLKFNL is encoded by the coding sequence ATGAGCATTAAACAAAAGTTAGCCTTAGGTTCATCCATCATTACCCTTTTTTCATTTGGTGTAATCCTTACATTAATCTCTTATGTCATATACAAAAATGCCAAAGTAGATGCTTTGGAAAATATATCAATCCTTGCAGATAAAATTTCTCTCGATGTCAGTGACTATCTCTCGGCACCTCTGGGTGAAGCATATTTACTAAAACAAATTCTGCAAGAATCAAACATTTTGGATCGAGAACGTGTTTTCAAAATTTTGAATGTGATGACCGCCTCAAACGAATCCATTCTTGGTACCTATGTTGTATTTGAGCCAAATGCATTTGATGGTAAAGATGCAAACTATCGAAATTTAAAAAACCATGATTTTTCAGGCCGAATGATTCCCTATTCTGTGAAATCCAATGGGAAAATCATCATTGAACCTGTGGTTGGATTTGATCTTCCTGAATCCGACTTCTACCAGCTTCCCAAAAAGAATCGGAAGGTAGAGCTCATTCCTCCCTTTGATTATAAAGTAGATGGCAAAGATGTAACGATGATCTCCCTTGTATATCCAGTGTTACGAAACCAAACCTTCTTAGGGATTGCAGGGGCTGACCTTTCTTTAGAAACCATTCGAACCTATCTTCAAAATTTAAAAATCCTAGAAGGCACTGTAAAAATCACTCTAGTGGCAAGCAATGGGTATGTGCTTTTTAATGGGCTCCATCCAGAAAAAAAAGAAACCGAATGGAAAGATTCAGAAGATGTTTATGTAAACCTTGCCATGTCTTCCAAACAAAGACAAAGTTATTCTGACTCTGAATACTTTCATGTCAGTTTGCCCATCCAACTCGTTGAAAATACAGCGCCTTGGGCTTTGCGTGTTTCTTACCCTCAAGGAAAAATTACAAATGAAATCCAATTTATTTTTTGGATCGCTTTAGTATTAGGAATCACTGGAATTTTATTTTCTACTTTGGCTAATATCATTATCTTCCGTAAACTAGTTGATAGCCGACTACAAAATTTGATTGCTTACACAAAAGAGGCTGCCAGTGGAAACCTAACTAAAGAAATTAATGACAATCATAAAGACGAAATCAGTCATTTAGTGGAAGCTGTGGGTTCGATGATTGAAAACATTCGACATATCTTAAGTGTGGCTCAAACTTCAGGTTCGGATCTAACGGAAACTTCCAGATTTATGGAAAACACCATCATTGAACTATCTGACTTGGCGCAAAGCCAGGCTGCATCTTCTGAAGAAGCAAGTGCCACAGTAGAAGAATTAAACGCCTCTTCGGAAACTATCAATACCAACGTAGAACAAGCAGTAAACAATTCCAAATCCATTCACAATTCACTACAGGCTATCCAAACGCTCGTACAAAATATCACAATAGAAGTGGAATCATTTGGAGAAATTGCAGTCGCCGCAAATCAAAAAGCGGAAGAAGGACGGAATATGGCCGGCCTCACATCCAAAGCAATTGAAGAAATCCAAGAAAAATCTTTGGCTATCACGGAATTTTCCGATGTCATATCTAATATTTCCGAGAAGACAAGTTTACTTGCGTTAAATGCTGCAATTGAAGCGGCACGGGCTGGGGAATCAGGTAGAGGATTTGCAGTAGTAGCAGAAGAAATTTCAAAACTTGCCTCTCAGGCAGCAGAGTCGGTTTCACAAATCAATACTCTATCTGGTGAGGCATTGGATTCCATTCAAAACGGAGGGACCCAAGTCACAAACCTCATCGATTTGTTACGGGAAATCATAAAAGAAGTTTCTGTCATTTTCGAAAAAGCAAAGGATATTGTTCCTCTCATTCAAGACCAAAAATCCAGGACAGACCAAATTTATGCGGAAATAGAAGAGATTACCTCTCTTGTAGAATCCATCCAACAGTCCACGGAAGAACAGAAGAGAGCGACTTTTGAACTCTCGAATATGACCATCAATATTTCCAATGGTTCCCAAATTCTATCGGAACAATCGGAAACCATGTCAAACAACTCAATTCGCATGACAGGGATTAGTTCTAAATTGTCAGAAATTTTATTAAAATTTAACCTTTAA
- a CDS encoding Lsa36 family surface (lipo)protein: MKLRNLLLLLVFVTTVSQSELYAQFTCEGSACSFLPPALTEAGNGSLKKFETGYLNEVLKTNLEAGFLANVGTSNIGTGTVRRIQFGVSASAAGYKKDDIQIQDNLIKYPKLPNVGGAVIPSFHLDFNPGWLLGTSEGGYIRRIGIFLHGMNVAVTEDQIQAASNNKNYEGRIAVRSYGGMVRYQLVEKEGFLMNLITWNGINVGVGHHVMEQNMSLSYLEGKASQIEFQGVKGKWGGDTNFIFNTKVQTTNVDLRTGLGLFWIANVIVGGGYSWNSGHNSASLSRRGPFLITLNDSLPLELPREYQAALDKELLAQSPNATLGFRAGGESNSKRGIGYGIVGLELDLYLLKVIAEGLYGGKDLYSANLGVKLSF, translated from the coding sequence ATGAAATTACGCAACCTCCTGCTTTTATTAGTATTTGTCACAACAGTCTCGCAATCGGAACTGTACGCACAATTTACTTGTGAAGGTTCAGCCTGTAGTTTTTTACCACCAGCATTGACAGAAGCTGGGAATGGTTCCTTAAAAAAATTTGAAACAGGTTACTTAAACGAAGTCCTTAAAACAAACTTAGAGGCTGGTTTTCTTGCCAATGTTGGTACAAGTAATATCGGCACAGGAACAGTTCGCAGAATTCAATTTGGTGTCAGTGCCTCTGCCGCTGGATATAAAAAAGATGACATCCAAATCCAAGACAACTTAATCAAATACCCGAAACTACCAAACGTTGGTGGTGCGGTCATTCCATCCTTTCATTTGGATTTTAATCCTGGTTGGTTGTTAGGAACATCAGAAGGAGGTTACATCCGTCGGATTGGAATTTTTCTTCATGGTATGAATGTCGCAGTGACGGAAGATCAAATCCAAGCTGCTTCTAATAATAAAAACTACGAGGGACGTATCGCCGTACGCTCGTACGGTGGGATGGTCCGTTACCAACTAGTGGAGAAAGAAGGTTTTTTAATGAACCTAATCACTTGGAATGGAATCAACGTAGGAGTGGGGCATCATGTGATGGAACAAAACATGAGCCTTAGTTATTTAGAAGGAAAGGCTTCTCAAATTGAGTTCCAAGGTGTAAAAGGAAAATGGGGTGGGGACACAAACTTCATTTTTAATACAAAAGTACAAACGACGAATGTGGATTTGCGGACAGGTCTTGGGTTGTTTTGGATTGCCAATGTGATTGTGGGTGGGGGTTATAGTTGGAACTCTGGGCATAACTCTGCCTCTCTCTCCAGACGAGGTCCTTTTCTCATTACTTTGAACGATTCTCTCCCTTTGGAACTTCCTAGAGAATACCAAGCAGCGCTCGACAAGGAACTCCTCGCCCAAAGCCCCAATGCCACTTTGGGATTTCGTGCTGGTGGAGAATCCAATTCCAAACGCGGGATTGGCTACGGAATTGTTGGTTTAGAATTGGATCTTTATTTATTGAAGGTCATTGCGGAAGGATTGTATGGTGGGAAAGACCTGTATTCCGCCAATCTAGGGGTGAAACTCTCTTTTTAG
- a CDS encoding DMT family transporter → MKENVSTEWKGVVLVLIGALLFSAKAVVVKLTYRYEISAIGSLFFRMLFAFPFLVWIAWKAERMEGKTDLTKKDLVYVLLMGVVGYYLASLFDFLGLKYISAGLERIILFIYPTLVVLLSFLFLKKKIHLREVFSLGLTYTGVFLAYGQDVQLGSAKDVSLGAFFILLSALTYAIYLMGSGSIIPKLGAKKFTAWALIISSFAVFIHFAIFGTYKELIQPFSFYALAFVMGTVNTVVPAIFVSEGIKRVGSKTAAIVGSVGPMSTLFLAYWLLDEPITLLHGIGTLFVLTGVFWISTAKKAKEVSV, encoded by the coding sequence GTGAAAGAAAATGTGAGTACAGAATGGAAAGGGGTGGTGCTTGTTCTCATTGGAGCCCTTTTATTTAGCGCAAAAGCTGTTGTTGTCAAATTGACATACCGTTATGAAATTTCGGCAATTGGGTCACTTTTTTTTCGAATGTTATTTGCATTTCCGTTTCTTGTTTGGATTGCTTGGAAAGCGGAACGAATGGAAGGAAAAACAGATCTTACCAAAAAAGATTTGGTGTACGTTCTTCTGATGGGAGTTGTGGGTTATTACCTGGCAAGTCTTTTTGATTTTCTCGGCCTTAAATACATCAGTGCTGGTTTGGAGCGAATCATACTTTTTATTTATCCAACTCTAGTTGTTCTTCTTTCCTTTTTGTTTTTAAAAAAGAAAATCCATTTGCGAGAAGTGTTTTCTTTGGGCCTGACTTATACCGGAGTTTTTTTAGCTTATGGACAGGATGTCCAATTAGGTTCTGCTAAGGATGTGAGTCTCGGTGCTTTTTTCATTTTACTTTCAGCACTCACATACGCAATTTATTTGATGGGAAGTGGTTCCATTATACCAAAGTTAGGTGCTAAAAAGTTTACTGCCTGGGCACTTATTATATCTTCGTTCGCCGTTTTCATTCATTTTGCAATTTTTGGAACATACAAAGAACTAATCCAACCATTCTCATTTTATGCACTGGCTTTTGTTATGGGGACTGTGAACACAGTGGTACCTGCGATATTTGTTTCAGAAGGAATCAAACGTGTTGGTAGCAAAACAGCTGCTATTGTAGGTTCGGTTGGACCTATGTCGACTCTTTTCCTTGCGTATTGGTTGCTTGATGAGCCCATCACTTTGCTACATGGGATTGGTACATTATTCGTACTCACTGGAGTTTTTTGGATTAGTACGGCAAAAAAAGCAAAAGAAGTGTCTGTTTAA
- a CDS encoding TIGR04454 family lipoprotein, which produces MKKSLILVLALGLFLANCKSKVYTQEECESALASTFTQIEEEAKKNPAAAPVLAGLQQGKQKMIDQCMEGKFDPNCLKNAPGFAGIMGCVKK; this is translated from the coding sequence ATGAAAAAATCCCTCATCCTTGTGCTCGCTCTCGGGCTTTTTTTGGCTAATTGTAAATCCAAAGTGTATACCCAAGAAGAGTGTGAGTCTGCTCTCGCTAGCACATTCACTCAAATTGAAGAAGAAGCTAAAAAGAATCCAGCAGCAGCACCAGTTCTCGCAGGATTACAACAAGGTAAACAAAAAATGATCGACCAGTGTATGGAAGGAAAATTTGATCCTAACTGTTTGAAAAATGCACCAGGTTTTGCTGGCATTATGGGTTGTGTAAAAAAATAA